A region of Nerophis ophidion isolate RoL-2023_Sa linkage group LG28, RoL_Noph_v1.0, whole genome shotgun sequence DNA encodes the following proteins:
- the LOC133545472 gene encoding oocyte zinc finger protein XlCOF6.1-like, which translates to MVKEDPSTRKTRCHGPSGVSFSSLTQTLPCKKEKEDSLMPHIKEEEEEHSISKPKWLVESPVTGVPVKSEDDEVKGESEEKREAEPPNSSSTQHMTTEADGDHCGGSQAEVLLAPLSDSEDTTSHSPDTDDEDSKDDKTCHTDNTHFTCSLCDKTFKYHHLLKTHMRRHTGEKTFICSICSKGFVESRYLNVHMRTHTGEKTFSCSICGKGFVVSHNLKVHMGTHTSEKRFSCSTCGKGFTQNLYLKRHIVRHTGKNTFSCSTCGKGFTQSHDLKVHMRTHTGEKPFSCSTCGKGFTLSHDLKVHMRTHTGEKPFSCSICGKGFTQSQSLKRHIRTHTGEKSYSCSICNRSFCDRSKLVAHMRRHTGEKVLSCSVCGEKFSYKYQCEKHKCAGENSSSK; encoded by the coding sequence atggtgaaggaggatccatCAACAAGGAAGACCAGGTgccacggaccctctggcgtttccttttcctctttgacacagacccttccctgtaaaaaggaaAAGGAAGACTCACTGatgccccacattaaagaggaagaggaggaacacagcatcagtaagcctaaatggttggtggagtccccagtgactggtgtccctgtgaagagtgaagatgatgaggtcaaaggtgaaagtgaggagaagagagaggcggagcctccaaacagcagctcaacacaacacatgacaacagaagctgatggagaccactgtggaggatcacaagcagaagtgctcttagctccactatcagatagtgaggacacaacgtcacactctcctgacactgatgatgaagactctaaagatgataagacatgtcacactgacaacacacacttcacatgttctctctgtgacaaaacctttaaataccatcatcttctgaaaacacacatgagaagacacactggagaaaaaacatttatatgttcaatctgtagtaaaggttttgtagaaagtcgGTATTTGAacgtacacatgagaacacacactggtgaaaaaactttttcctgttcaatttgtggtaaaggttttgttgtcagtcacaatttgaaagtgcacatgggAACACATACTAGTGAAAAacgtttttcctgttcaacctgtggtaaaggttttacacaaaatctatatttgaaaagacacatagTAAGACACActggaaaaaatactttttcttgttcaacctgtggtaaaggattTACACAAAGTCatgatttgaaagtacacatgagaacacacactggtgaaaaacccttttcctgttcaacctgtggtaaaggattTACACTAAGTCatgatttgaaagtacacatgagaacacacactggtgaaaaacctttttcttgttcaatctgtggtaaaggttttacacaaagtcagagtttgaaaagacacataagaacacacactggtgaaaaatcatattcctgttcaatctgcaacagaagcttttgtgaccgatcaaagcttgtagcacacatgagaagacacacaggagagaaagtgttgagttgcagtgtgtgtggtgaaaaattctcttataagtaccagtgtgagaaacacaagtgtgctggtgagaacagcagcagcaaatga